A single region of the Triticum dicoccoides isolate Atlit2015 ecotype Zavitan chromosome 2B, WEW_v2.0, whole genome shotgun sequence genome encodes:
- the LOC119367080 gene encoding cysteine-rich receptor-like protein kinase 10 has protein sequence MAVVLLFLSLSILLVSAAATGQLCGSRGNYTANSTYQSNLAAVAATLPNKASSSSQLFATATAGQASDVVYALALCRGDTVNAAACRDCVATSFREAQRACPFQQGATVYYDDGEQQQQQQTCVLGFSSDDLLVPSMTENDTLFQSFQNDSFFGDPGTVTPDVHDLLTRTAQDVAAAERRYATAVMDSVSTVTRTLYSLAQCTPDLPTGDCLACLQRIIAMVNTTTAVRLGGQILVLRCNIRFDVNLFYQGQPMRRVTPSSIAPVPTTTTITTGKRKGIKPWVIAISVAAPVALIAFCFIVCYPRLGRRHRKGQVRLREKRHTHESQRGDEHVWEMEAEFSEFSIFDFHQILEATSNFSEENKLGKGGFGPVYKGHFPDGTEIAVKRLDSHSGQGLMEFKNEVELIAKLQHMNLVRLLGCCSQAEEKILVYEYLPNKSLDFFIFDNNRKALIDLNKRLEIIEGIAEGLLYLHMHSRLCVIHRDLKPSNILLDNEMNPKISDFGLAKIFSSNAEGIITRRVAGTYGYMAPEYASQGIFSIKSDVFSFGVLTLEILSGKRNSGSHQCGDFIYLLGYAWKLWKEGRWIELVETSLLPNCHLTVTMRCVNIALLCVQENAVDRPTMLDVVAMLSSMTMNLHEPKHPAYFNLMVGNEESSTTTLPCSVNDVTISATTPR, from the exons ATGGCGGTCGTCCTGCTCTTCCTAAGCCTTAGCATCCTCCTTGTGTCGGCAGCGGCAACGGGGCAGCTCTGCGGCAGCCGCGGCAACTACACGGCCAACAGCACCTACCAGTCCaacctcgccgccgtcgccgccaccctcCCCAACaaggcgtcttcctcctcgcaaCTGTTTGCCACCGCGACCGCCGGCCAAGCCTCCGACGTGGTGTACGCGCTCGCGCTCTGCCGTGGCGACACGGTGAACGCCGCGGCCTGCAGGGACTGCGTCGCCACCTCGTTCCGGGAAGCGCAGCGGGCGTGCCCGTTCCAGCAGGGCGCCACCGTCTACTACGACGAcggcgagcagcagcagcagcagcagacgtgCGTCCTCGGCTTCTCCAGCGACGACCTCCTCGTCCCCAGCATGACCGAGAACGACACGCTGTTCCAGTCATTCCAAAATGACAGCTTCTTCGGCGACCCTGGCACCGTCACTCCGGATGTCCACGACCTGCTCACGCGGACGGCCCAGGACGTGGCCGCCGCAGAGAGGCGGTACGCCACCGCGGTCATGGACTCCGTTAGCACTGTTACCCGGACGCTCTACTCTCTGGCTCAGTGCACGCCGGATCTGCCCACTGGGGATTGCCTGGCGTGCCTCCAGCGGATCATCGCCATGGTCAACACCACCACGGCGGTGCGCCTGGGTGGACAGATCCTCGTGCTGCGCTGCAACATCAGGTTCGACGTGAATCTGTTCTACCAGGGCCAACCCATGCGGCGGGTCACTCCATCATCCATCGCTCCGGTGCCGACCACCACCACCATTACTACAGGAAAGA GAAAAGGAATCAAACCATGGGTAATTGCCATATCTGTAGCTGCTCCAGTAGCACTTATCGCATTCTGCTTCATCGTTTGCTATCCTCGGCTCGGAAGAAGGCACAGAAAAG GTCAGGTGAGATTGCGAGAAAAGCGGCACACCCACGAGTCGCAAAGAGGAGATGAACATGTTTGGGAAATGGAAGCAGAGTTCTCTGAGTTTTCGATCTTCGATTTTCATCAAATATTAGAGGCCACAAGTAACTTTTCTGAAGAAAATAAACTTGGCAAAGGTGGATTTGGCCCTGTTTATAAG GGCCACTTTCCCGATGGAACTGAAATTGCAGTAAAGAGACTTGATTCACATTCCGGACAAGGTTTGATGGAGTTCAAAAATGAAGTTGAGCTCATAGCCAAACTTCAACACATGAATTTGGTTAGGCTCTTGGGATGCTGCTCTCAAGCAGAGGAGAAAATATTGGTCTATGAATACTTGCCAAACAAAAGCTTGGACTTCTTCATCTTTG ATAATAATAGAAAAGCTTTAATTGATTTGAACAAACGTCTTGAAATAATTGAAGGAATAGCAGAAGGACTTCTTTACCTACATATGCACTCTCGGTTGTGTGTCATACATCGAGACCTTAAACCAAGCAACATTCTCTTGGACAACGAAATGAATCCTAAAATTTCAGACTTTGGACTGGCAAAAATATTTAGCTCTAATGCTGAAGGAATCATTACGAGAAGAGTGGCTGGTACATA TGGCTACATGGCCCCCGAGTATGCTTCACAGGGCATCTTTTCCATCAAATCCGACGTATTCAGCTTTGGTGTTTTAACTCTCGAGATCCTTAGTGGCAAAAGGAATTCTGGAAGCCATCAATGTGGAGATTTCATCTATCTCCTTGGATAT GCTTGGAAATTATGGAAAGAGGGAAGATGGATCGAACTTGTTGAAACCTCATTGCTTCCCAATTGTCATTTGACAGTAACGATGAGGTGTGTTAACATTGCACTGTTGTGTGTACAAGAGAATGCAGTGGATCGTCCAACCATGTTGGATGTTGTTGCGATGCTAAGCAGCATGACGATGAATCTACATGAGCCTAAGCATCCAGCGTATTTCAATTTAATGGTAGGCAACGAAGAGTCATCTACAACTACTCTACCATGCAGTGTTAATGATGTAACCATATCTGCCACAACTCCTAGGTAG
- the LOC119367081 gene encoding putative receptor-like protein kinase At4g00960: MATVGVVLLLLLLAPFLAAADMLCDNLKAALVTLPNNTSSSPVRFATAAFGRAPDIVYAFTICRGDIVGVISNQSYCRECVSNMTDKVLNAAPQQCYNGTYHDYGDRCILVYSTDDIIAPPSGENGGDDTPVKRWNDKNVTGHADEVRLITGLIRELLVQTVEKAASAAPMRFATGIMDSGTTFPMVRSLAQCRPDASTVDCLACLRRLLGVVNATMSLRMGAQINAIRCYFRYEAYRFYGGEATLRLTPPPAPSLAPTPAKRKSKAGEEELGWQGKNSEFSMFEFEQVLVATNNFSEENKLGECGFGTVYKGQLPEGSEIALKRLAPHSGQDENKRALLDWSTLLAIIQGIAHGLLYLHKHSQLRVIHRDLKPSNILLDSEMNPKISDFGLAKIFNSNSSEQNTTRRVFGTYGYMPPEYASEGIFSIKSDVFSFGVVIFEIISGKRNSGSRQCGDFINLLGYAWQLWKEGRLIDLADASLVSKSNPIEMMRCINIALLCVQDNASDRPTMADVVAMLSNQRMIMAEPKQPAYFNVRVENHGASCAPESCSINDITISVTVPR; this comes from the exons ATGGCCACCGTCGGCGTCGTCCTCCTGCTCCTCCTACTTGCACCGTTCCTCGCGGCCGCCGATATGTTGTGCGACAACCTTAAGGCCGCCTTGGTCACCCTCCCAAATAACACCTCCTCCTCCCCGGTACGCTTCGCCACTGCCGCCTTCGGCCGAGCCCCCGACATCGTCTACGCATTCACGATCTGCCGCGGCGACATCGTCGGCGTCATCTCCAACCAGTCCTACTGCCGCGAGTGCGTCAGCAACATGACTGACAAGGTGTTGAACGCTGCGCCGCAGCAGTGCTACAACGGCACCTACCACGACTACGGTGACCGCTGTATCCTCGTCTACTCCACAGACGACATCATCGCGCCGCCGTCTGGCGAAAACGGCGGCGATGACACGCCAGTCAAGAGATGGAACGACAAGAACGTCACCGGCCATGCCGATGAGGTCCGCCTCATCACCGGCCTCATCCGTGAGCTTCTGGTGCAGACGGTGGAGAAGGCGGCCAGCGCGGCGCCGATGCGATTTGCCACAGGCATCATGGACAGCGGCACGACCTTCCCGATGGTGCGCTCCTTGGCGCAGTGCAGACCAGACGCATCCACCGTCGACTGCTTGGCGTGCCTGCGTCGTCTCCTCGGCGTGGTCAACGCCACCATGTCCCTACGCATGGGAGCACAGATCAACGCCATACGGTGTTATTTCAGGTACGAGGCGTATCGGTTCTATGGCGGTGAAGCGACTCTGCGCCTCACGCCACCGCCGGCGCCGTCGCTAGCTCCGACTCCGGCAAAACGCAAGA GTAAAGCGGGAGAGGAAGAACTAGGATGGCAAGGGAAGAATTCAGAGTtctccatgtttgagtttgaacagGTACTAGTGGCCACAAATAATTTTTCAGAAGAAAACAAACTTGGAGAATGTGGCTTTGGCACTGTCTACAAG GGCCAGTTACCCGAGGGATCAGAGATAGCACTTAAGAGACTTGCTCCACATTCGGGTCAAG ATGAAAATAAAAGAGCTTTGCTAGATTGGTCCACACTTTTAGCAATAATTCAAGGAATAGCTCATGGACTTCTTTACCTACATAAGCACTCCCAATTGCGCGTCATACATCGAGATCTTAAACCGAGCAACATTCTCTTGGATAGCGAAATGAATCCAAAAATTTCAGACTTTGGGCTAGCAAAAATATTCAACTCAAATAGCAGTGAACAAAACACTACAAGAAGAGTGTTCGGTACATA CGGCTACATGCCCCCTGAGTATGCTTCAGAAGGCATCTTCTCTATTAAATCCGATGTCTTCAGCTTTGGTGTTGTTATTTTTGAGATCATTAGTGGAAAACGGAATTCTGGTAGCCGACAATGTGGAGATTTCATCAATCTCCTTGGATAT GCATGGCAATTATGGAAAGAGGGAAGGTTGATTGATCTCGCTGATGCATCATTGGTTTCCAAGAGTAACCCAATAGAGATGATGAGATGCATTAACATAGCATTGTTGTGTGTACAAGATAATGCATCTGATAGACCAACCATGGCCGATGTTGTTGCGATGCTAAGCAATCAGAGAATGATCATGGCCGAGCCTAAACAACCAGCATATTTCAATGTAAGAGTGGAAAATCATGGGGCATCTTGTGCTCCCGAATCATGCAGTATTAATGATATTACCATATCGGTCACAGTTCCTAGATAG
- the LOC119367082 gene encoding noroxomaritidine synthase 2-like — MSILLSQELLISTALVVLVPLYYLCLRVSCRSKNQSVLPTNWPILHMFPSFMSNLHNLHDYFTLVFAGSGHSFRAHGPPGSGMRFFITCDPANVRHIFTTNYANFPKGTRFDDTFDILDGSLFTIDGEPWRRQRTKVKGLLASPRLVASMVACCCRKVENDLLPLFTHMSNTNIPFDMQHMMSRFMFDLAAMPLFGVDPGLLSSEMPPMVVAVALDIVMEVVCFRHMMPSYCWKLMRWLNIGPEKKLNVAHTLLRRFIKEMMERRNIKTWQVNNDEEEEGVDIVSFFLDDPCYANDDLFCAITIGYMLAARDTVGIALTWICYNLAQNPNIISIIRNELSPVASHKVVAGVGTMVIFEPDETRSLSYLRAALYETLRLYPPAPTELKTVVADDTMPSGHEVHAGDAIFISLHSMGRMEGIWGKDCLDYNPDRWLLKDGNGLRYVPPHKFLAFNSGPRMCLGKEIAVMQMMIVVASTLWNFDVHLEKGQSIEPKASCILEMKNGLMVKLKKREV, encoded by the coding sequence ATGTCAATTCTGCTCTCTCAAGAGCTGCTCATCTCCACAGCACTCGTGGTACTTGTTCCCCTATACTACTTGTGCTTGAGGGTTAGTTGTAGATCAAAGAACCAATCAGTGCTGCCCACAAACTGGCCAATACTCcacatgttcccttccttcatgtcCAACCTCCACAACTTGCATGACTATTTCACCCTAGTCTTTGCTGGATCCGGCCACAGCTTCAGGGCGCATGGCCCACCTGGCAGCGGCATGAGGTTCTTCATCACATGTGACCCTGCCAACGTCCGGCACATCTTCACAACCAACTACGCCAACTTTCCCAAGGGTACGAGGTTCGACGATACATTCGACATCCTGGATGGAAGCCTCTTCACCATTGATGGCGAGCCGTGGCGTCGGCAGCGCACAAAAGTCAAGGGCTTGCTTGCTAGCCCACGACTAGTTGCCAGTATGGTGGCTTGCTGCTGCCGGAAGGTGGAGAATGACCTCCTCCCGTTGTTTACCCACATGTCAAACACAAACATTCCATTCGACATGCAACATATGATGTCCAGGTTTATGTTTGACCTGGCTGCTATGCCTCTCTTCGGTGTTGATCCTGGCCTCCTATCATCGGAAATGCCACCCATGGTTGTCGCGGTTGCCTTGGACATAGTCATGGAGGTGGTATGCTTTCGGCACATGATGCCATCTTATTGCTGGAAACTGATGAGGTGGTTAAACATCGGTCCTGAGAAAAAGCTCAATGTGGCGCACACACTGCTACGAAGGTTCATcaaggagatgatggagaggaggaaTATCAAGACGTGGCAAGTTAAtaatgatgaggaagaagaaggtgtggaTATTGTATCTTTCTTCCTCGATGACCCATGCTACGCTAATGATGACTTGTTTTGTGCTATCACCATTGGCTACATGCTCGCTGCGAGGGACACAGTTGGAATAGCCTTGACATGGATCTGCTACAACCTCGCCCAGAACCCTAACATCATTTCAATCATCCGCAACGAACTCTCACCGGTTGCATCACATAAAGTAGTAGCTGGTGTTGGAACTATGGTGATATTTGAGCCGGATGAGACCAGATCTTTATCCTATCTTAGGGCTGCCTTGTATGAGACTCTTAGGTTGTACCCGCCGGCGCCTACTGAGCTCAAGACGGTGGTCGCTGATGATACAATGCCGAGTGGCCATGAGGTGCATGCCGGCGACGCCATCTTTATTTCTCTTCATTCCATGGGGAGAATGGAGGGCATATGGGGTAAGGACTGCCTTGACTATAACCCAGATAGGTGGCTCTTGAAGGATGGCAATGGTCTAAGGTATGTACCACCTCACAAGTTCCTGGCCTTTAACTCGGGGCCAAGGATGTGCCTCGGTAAGGAAATCGCGGTTATGCAGATGATGATTGTCGTGGCCTCAACGCTATGGAACTTCGATGTGCATCTGGAGAAAGGGCAAAGCATCGAGCCCAAGGCATCTTGTATACTAGAGATGAAAAACGGTCTTATGGTTAAGCTGAAGAAGCGAGAAGTGTAA